In the Lebetimonas natsushimae genome, one interval contains:
- a CDS encoding OmpA family protein has translation MKRKLLVGIAAAVLFLAGCSKQPSLENAQNVNANQTQTEQTAQTNENATNQNESVSTENANVEEETLGGAKVSAENANQEFAKKLSNIVIYFDFDKYNIRPDQWPKVEKLAELIKSNPSNYTIRIEGNCDEWGTEEYNYALGLKRANSVKNALIKLGVDPKKLTVISYGELNPVCTAHAKWCWRLNRRDNFTYLP, from the coding sequence ATGAAAAGAAAATTATTAGTAGGTATTGCAGCGGCAGTTCTATTTTTAGCAGGATGTTCTAAACAGCCGAGTTTGGAAAATGCTCAAAATGTAAATGCTAATCAAACACAGACAGAACAGACTGCACAAACAAATGAAAATGCAACAAATCAAAATGAGAGTGTAAGTACTGAAAATGCAAATGTTGAGGAAGAGACACTCGGTGGAGCAAAAGTCAGTGCTGAAAATGCGAATCAGGAGTTTGCAAAAAAACTTTCAAATATAGTTATATATTTTGATTTTGATAAATATAATATCAGACCGGACCAATGGCCAAAAGTTGAAAAACTTGCTGAACTTATAAAAAGCAATCCAAGCAATTACACAATAAGAATTGAAGGTAACTGTGATGAGTGGGGAACTGAAGAATACAATTATGCTTTGGGTTTAAAAAGGGCAAATTCTGTAAAAAATGCTTTAATAAAACTTGGTGTAGATCCTAAAAAACTTACAGTTATCAGTTATGGTGAATTAAATCCGGTATGTACTGCTCATGCTAAATGGTGCTGGAGATTAAACAGAAGAGATAATTTTACATATCTTCCATAA
- a CDS encoding tetratricopeptide repeat protein translates to MKKLLFLLPLLLFADVDPFNAGNLNSPNPYGLTPDEKAILKNKNEINKNKKTILKLENEIKKIKNDIASKLVMYDETINDLKDKTSSINTIISEIDNLNQKISIIENNLSNLENNITALNKKYDTLKESINQIVKVQNENFKYLTTSIQNILIQIKNQNTSPKSAFLKAKKLYFSGKLNEAKNLFLISLNNNYLPATSSFYLGEIAYKQKKYKEALAYYKKSISLYPKKTSFTDKLLYHTGMSFEKLGMSENAKLTFEKLIHDFKNSKYANLAKKELEKLK, encoded by the coding sequence ATGAAAAAACTTCTTTTTTTACTTCCCTTATTATTATTTGCTGATGTTGACCCTTTTAATGCAGGTAATTTGAATTCTCCTAACCCGTATGGTCTGACTCCGGATGAGAAAGCTATTTTAAAAAATAAGAATGAAATAAATAAAAATAAAAAAACAATTTTAAAATTGGAAAATGAAATAAAAAAAATAAAAAATGATATAGCCAGTAAACTGGTAATGTATGATGAAACTATTAACGATTTAAAAGATAAAACTTCTTCAATCAATACTATTATCAGTGAAATAGACAATTTGAATCAAAAAATAAGCATTATTGAAAACAATCTTTCAAATTTAGAAAACAATATCACCGCTTTAAACAAAAAATATGATACGTTAAAAGAAAGTATTAATCAAATTGTAAAAGTCCAAAATGAAAATTTTAAATATTTGACAACTTCTATCCAAAATATACTGATTCAAATAAAAAATCAAAACACATCGCCGAAATCCGCATTTTTAAAAGCAAAAAAATTATATTTTTCAGGTAAATTAAATGAGGCAAAAAATTTATTTTTAATATCACTAAATAATAATTATTTACCGGCTACTAGCAGTTTTTATTTGGGTGAAATTGCTTATAAGCAAAAAAAATATAAAGAAGCTTTGGCGTATTATAAAAAAAGCATAAGTTTATATCCGAAAAAAACTTCTTTTACTGATAAACTTCTTTATCATACAGGAATGTCATTTGAAAAACTGGGCATGAGTGAAAATGCAAAATTAACGTTTGAAAAATTAATTCATGATTTTAAAAATTCAAAATACGCGAATTTAGCTAAAAAAGAGTTGGAAAAACTGAAATAA
- a CDS encoding FKBP-type peptidyl-prolyl cis-trans isomerase, giving the protein MAEVYSIEYTVKNKEGEVVDTNKGQAPLEFVAGKGQIIPGLEKEIVKMNAGEEKSVVVPAAEAYGERNEEAVQTLPREQFEGIELQKGMTLYGQSPDGQTIAVTVKDFNDKEVTIDYNHPLAGEDLYFDVKVVSKREATPEEALTGQIGGNACECGEGCGCH; this is encoded by the coding sequence ATGGCTGAAGTTTATTCAATAGAATATACAGTAAAAAATAAAGAAGGTGAAGTAGTTGATACTAATAAAGGACAGGCTCCGCTTGAATTTGTTGCAGGAAAAGGACAGATTATCCCTGGTCTTGAAAAAGAAATTGTGAAAATGAATGCCGGAGAGGAAAAAAGCGTTGTAGTACCTGCTGCTGAGGCATATGGTGAAAGAAATGAAGAAGCGGTTCAAACTCTTCCAAGAGAGCAGTTTGAAGGAATTGAACTTCAAAAAGGAATGACACTTTACGGTCAGTCTCCTGATGGACAAACAATTGCAGTAACTGTTAAAGATTTTAATGATAAAGAAGTTACAATAGATTATAATCATCCGTTAGCGGGGGAAGATTTATATTTTGATGTAAAAGTTGTATCAAAAAGAGAAGCCACACCAGAGGAGGCTTTAACTGGTCAAATTGGCGGTAATGCCTGCGAATGTGGTGAAGGATGCGGGTGCCATTAA
- the fabD gene encoding ACP S-malonyltransferase gives MKLGLLFPGQGSQFIGMGKDFYENSELAREMFEIASEAIKIDFKKLMFEENDDINKTEYTQPAILLYSAIAYKLFEQNKNFTYNFSLGHSLGEFSALYSAGAMELADAIRLVHERGKLMNLAFKDKVGSMMVVLGLDDNIVEEVCKDSNLKVWPANYNSDGQIVIAGIRDDLVKLEPVLKEKGAKRVMLLNMSVASHCPLLESAVKPLKELLDEYLKDEFKNVVSNVTAKAYNTKKEALELLPIQLTKPVLYKQSIKNYENEADFFIEFGGKVLMGINRKITKKKTYPVTDMASLEKVINL, from the coding sequence ATGAAACTTGGTCTTTTATTTCCGGGACAGGGTTCTCAGTTTATTGGTATGGGAAAAGATTTTTATGAAAATTCAGAACTTGCACGAGAAATGTTTGAAATTGCAAGTGAGGCAATCAAAATTGATTTTAAAAAACTTATGTTTGAAGAAAATGACGATATTAATAAAACAGAATATACTCAACCGGCAATTTTGCTTTATTCCGCAATAGCCTATAAACTTTTTGAGCAAAATAAAAACTTTACATATAATTTTTCACTTGGGCATTCTCTTGGTGAATTTAGTGCCCTGTATTCTGCCGGGGCAATGGAACTTGCTGATGCTATCAGATTGGTACATGAGAGAGGAAAACTTATGAATTTAGCTTTTAAAGACAAAGTGGGAAGTATGATGGTGGTTTTAGGACTTGATGATAATATTGTAGAGGAAGTGTGCAAAGATTCAAATTTAAAAGTTTGGCCTGCAAATTATAATAGTGACGGACAGATTGTAATTGCCGGAATCAGAGATGATTTGGTTAAATTGGAACCTGTTTTAAAAGAGAAAGGTGCAAAAAGGGTAATGCTTCTTAATATGAGCGTTGCAAGTCACTGTCCTTTGCTTGAAAGTGCGGTTAAACCTTTGAAGGAACTGCTTGATGAATATTTGAAAGATGAATTTAAAAATGTTGTAAGCAATGTAACTGCAAAAGCATATAATACTAAAAAAGAAGCATTGGAACTTTTACCGATTCAGCTTACAAAACCTGTTCTTTATAAACAGTCAATCAAAAATTATGAAAATGAGGCGGACTTTTTTATTGAGTTTGGAGGAAAAGTTTTAATGGGAATAAACAGAAAAATAACCAAGAAAAAAACATATCCTGTAACTGATATGGCAAGTTTGGAAAAGGTTATAAATTTATGA
- a CDS encoding nitrilase-related carbon-nitrogen hydrolase, protein MKIALAQIRPKLSPDNLSKHIEFIDKTDADLIIFPELSLNGYKIKDALLEDAFNVVFFEKIKFNKDVVLGAALKIDNKIFNSALYLGEELIIHHKKHLPTYGVFEEGRFFFAGSEFKSFNTKFGKTSMFICEDVFSGEAIDFVAKEKPDLIIVISASPAREFKDNKLLIEEQWESVLKTMAILSGGYVAFCNRVGFEDGLGFWGGSRVINPKGEVEVKASYFEEELIESELSHKLTFTQKYFLRKS, encoded by the coding sequence ATGAAAATAGCTCTAGCACAGATAAGACCAAAATTAAGTCCTGATAATCTCAGTAAACATATTGAATTTATAGATAAAACCGATGCAGATTTAATTATTTTTCCGGAACTGAGTCTAAATGGATATAAAATAAAAGATGCCTTGCTTGAAGATGCTTTCAATGTTGTTTTTTTTGAAAAAATAAAATTCAATAAAGATGTTGTGTTGGGGGCTGCATTAAAAATTGACAATAAGATTTTTAATTCGGCTTTATATCTGGGGGAAGAATTGATAATTCATCATAAAAAACATCTACCGACTTACGGCGTGTTTGAAGAGGGAAGATTCTTTTTTGCAGGGAGTGAATTTAAAAGTTTTAATACAAAATTCGGGAAAACCAGTATGTTTATATGCGAAGATGTATTTAGTGGTGAGGCCATTGATTTTGTTGCAAAAGAAAAGCCCGATTTAATTATTGTAATTTCCGCTTCTCCTGCAAGAGAATTTAAGGATAATAAGCTGTTAATAGAAGAGCAGTGGGAGAGTGTATTAAAAACAATGGCTATTTTAAGCGGCGGATATGTGGCATTTTGCAATAGGGTGGGGTTTGAAGACGGACTTGGATTTTGGGGAGGCAGCAGGGTAATTAACCCAAAAGGGGAGGTTGAAGTAAAAGCCTCTTACTTTGAAGAGGAACTGATTGAGAGTGAGCTGAGTCATAAACTAACTTTTACCCAGAAATATTTTTTAAGGAAATCTTAA
- a CDS encoding 5'-methylthioadenosine/adenosylhomocysteine nucleosidase — protein sequence MIAIMCAMREELEPILEYLKLKETVEYANNKYYLAKFNNLDLVLAYSKIGKVNAALSAAILIEKFNAKKLLFSGVAGAIERDLKIGDLIIATKTCQHDIDLTVFGYEPGFIPESKVFFECDENLNHIAKKVAGKLGIKLKEGIIASGDQFIHSKEKKEWIAKTFGASAIEMEGGAVGCVCDNESVPFFMLRAISDAAEEGAGIDFDEFLEESSRVSAKFLIEMLKEIDE from the coding sequence ATGATAGCTATAATGTGTGCAATGAGGGAAGAGCTTGAACCTATTTTAGAATATCTGAAATTAAAAGAAACAGTGGAATATGCTAATAATAAATATTATTTGGCAAAATTTAATAATTTGGACTTGGTTTTAGCCTATTCAAAAATAGGAAAAGTGAATGCTGCTTTGAGTGCTGCTATACTTATTGAAAAATTTAATGCTAAAAAACTGCTTTTTAGCGGTGTTGCCGGAGCGATTGAGAGAGATTTGAAAATAGGGGATTTGATAATTGCTACAAAAACCTGTCAGCATGATATAGATTTGACGGTATTTGGATATGAGCCCGGTTTTATACCTGAGAGTAAAGTATTTTTTGAATGTGATGAAAATTTAAATCATATTGCAAAAAAAGTAGCCGGTAAACTTGGTATAAAATTAAAAGAAGGTATTATTGCAAGCGGAGACCAGTTTATCCATTCAAAAGAGAAAAAAGAATGGATTGCCAAAACTTTTGGAGCGAGTGCCATTGAGATGGAAGGCGGGGCTGTAGGATGTGTATGTGATAATGAAAGTGTGCCTTTTTTTATGTTGAGGGCTATAAGTGATGCGGCGGAAGAAGGTGCCGGAATTGATTTTGATGAATTTTTAGAGGAATCTTCACGTGTGAGTGCCAAATTTTTAATTGAAATGTTAAAGGAAATAGATGAATAA
- a CDS encoding tRNA 2-thiocytidine biosynthesis TtcA family protein, giving the protein MNPIKDIFFSKKVTKFVGRVQGEFELIKPGDRVLVAFSGGKDSFVLLHVLKRMQLIAPFSFELAAITIDSQTGIDYTPLKEHCEKFGIEYIWYKTPIFEILEEKKRPGSSPCSFCARMRRGALYTKAKELEYNKLALGHHFDDAVETFFMGLFYNGIMRSMPPKYTAYTGLEVIRPMIKVREKWIEYMAGKNSFPIISGEESCLAYRASDGKEPYAREKVKNWLKEMEKENPKFFQRLESAFSHIDCDTFFMKEFLK; this is encoded by the coding sequence GTGAATCCGATAAAAGATATATTTTTTTCAAAAAAAGTGACTAAATTTGTAGGACGGGTTCAGGGTGAATTTGAACTGATAAAACCTGGTGACAGGGTTTTGGTGGCCTTCAGTGGTGGAAAAGACAGTTTTGTTTTGCTTCATGTATTAAAAAGAATGCAGCTTATCGCCCCTTTTTCTTTTGAACTTGCCGCAATTACCATTGATTCTCAGACAGGAATTGATTATACTCCTTTAAAAGAGCATTGTGAAAAATTCGGGATAGAGTATATTTGGTATAAGACACCTATTTTTGAAATATTGGAAGAAAAAAAGCGACCCGGGAGCAGTCCATGCAGTTTTTGTGCAAGAATGAGAAGGGGGGCGCTTTATACAAAAGCAAAAGAGCTTGAATATAATAAATTAGCATTAGGACATCATTTTGACGATGCGGTGGAAACTTTTTTTATGGGACTTTTTTATAATGGAATAATGCGTTCAATGCCTCCTAAATATACGGCCTATACAGGTCTTGAAGTAATAAGACCTATGATCAAGGTCAGGGAAAAATGGATTGAATATATGGCAGGTAAAAACAGTTTTCCGATAATCAGTGGAGAAGAAAGCTGCTTGGCTTACAGGGCCAGTGACGGAAAAGAACCGTATGCCAGGGAAAAAGTAAAGAATTGGCTAAAAGAAATGGAAAAAGAAAATCCAAAATTTTTTCAAAGGCTTGAGAGTGCATTTTCACATATAGACTGCGATACGTTTTTTATGAAGGAGTTTTTGAAGTGA
- the mnmA gene encoding tRNA 2-thiouridine(34) synthase MnmA, giving the protein MRVLMGVSGGVDSAVATYLLKQKGYEVIGIYLKMHRGVNHKENLEKIEKISKKIGFEYVVEDVEEEFQKEVYEYFVKSYEVGATPNPCAMCNRKIKFGIFMNFLEKYNCQKAATGHYVRNDGEFLYEAKDKNKDQSYFLFGIKKEILPKVIFPLGDYTKDEIKEIAKKIGLDEFANQKESQDICFIDTNYIEVLKNHFNPQKKGIVVDKSGKKIGYHKGYAFYTIGQRKGFNLFKAHKPHYVIGIDAKANKLIVGEKKDLEKRTVFLKGVNLFIDKNEFAALSKVRYRAPKLPSVVKMESKTKAVVKFLEPAVGVAKGQACVFYDGEKLLGGGWIRGAKK; this is encoded by the coding sequence GTGAGAGTGTTAATGGGAGTTAGCGGAGGGGTTGACAGTGCAGTCGCTACTTATCTTTTAAAACAAAAAGGTTATGAAGTAATTGGAATTTATCTTAAAATGCACAGAGGTGTAAATCATAAGGAAAATTTGGAAAAAATAGAAAAAATCAGTAAAAAAATAGGTTTTGAATATGTTGTTGAAGATGTTGAAGAAGAATTTCAAAAAGAAGTATATGAATATTTTGTAAAAAGTTATGAAGTTGGGGCGACCCCGAATCCGTGTGCAATGTGTAACAGAAAAATAAAATTTGGAATTTTTATGAATTTTTTGGAAAAATACAACTGCCAAAAAGCTGCAACCGGGCATTATGTAAGAAATGACGGAGAATTTTTATATGAGGCCAAGGATAAAAACAAAGACCAGAGTTATTTTTTGTTTGGAATAAAAAAAGAAATTTTACCCAAAGTTATTTTTCCGCTGGGGGATTATACAAAAGATGAAATTAAAGAAATTGCCAAAAAAATCGGGCTTGATGAATTTGCAAACCAGAAAGAATCCCAGGATATCTGTTTTATAGACACAAATTATATTGAGGTGCTTAAAAATCATTTTAATCCCCAAAAAAAAGGTATAGTGGTAGATAAAAGTGGTAAAAAAATAGGTTACCATAAAGGATATGCGTTTTATACGATAGGTCAGAGAAAAGGATTTAATCTTTTTAAAGCCCATAAACCCCATTATGTAATTGGAATTGATGCTAAAGCCAATAAACTGATTGTCGGAGAAAAAAAAGATCTGGAAAAAAGGACGGTTTTTCTAAAAGGGGTAAATTTATTTATTGATAAGAATGAATTTGCAGCGCTTTCAAAAGTAAGATACCGTGCTCCTAAACTGCCATCTGTTGTAAAAATGGAGAGTAAAACTAAAGCCGTCGTTAAGTTTTTAGAACCGGCTGTGGGAGTGGCAAAAGGCCAGGCATGTGTATTTTATGACGGTGAAAAACTCCTTGGAGGGGGATGGATAAGGGGGGCGAAAAAATAA
- a CDS encoding ribose-phosphate pyrophosphokinase, which translates to MKFKLFSGTANPEVAKDISEFLDRPLSKITVNRFSDGEINVQIGESVRGIDCFIVQPTCAPANDNLMELLIITDAMRRASANSITAIIPYFGYARQDRKAAPRVPISAKLVANMMEKAGIDRVVTLDLHAGQIQGFFDIPVDNLYGSILFFDYFKELHLKNPIIASPDIGGVARARYFASKLGLDMVIVDKRRERANVSEVMNIIGDVKGKDVILIDDMVDTAGTMVKAAAALKERGAITVRAYATHGVLSGPAIERIKNSVLEELIISDTIPLKKDCKKIKVLKTGKLFAEVIRRIVYNESINKLFA; encoded by the coding sequence ATGAAATTTAAACTTTTCAGTGGAACTGCCAATCCGGAAGTTGCAAAAGATATTTCGGAATTTCTTGACAGACCTCTTAGTAAAATTACAGTTAACAGATTCAGCGACGGAGAGATTAATGTTCAAATCGGAGAGAGTGTAAGGGGGATTGACTGTTTTATCGTTCAGCCGACATGTGCGCCTGCAAATGATAATTTAATGGAACTTTTGATTATTACGGATGCAATGAGAAGGGCAAGTGCAAACAGCATAACTGCGATTATACCTTATTTTGGATATGCAAGACAGGACAGAAAAGCGGCTCCAAGAGTTCCAATTTCTGCAAAACTTGTTGCAAATATGATGGAAAAAGCGGGAATTGACAGGGTTGTAACACTTGATTTGCATGCAGGGCAGATTCAGGGATTTTTTGATATTCCGGTTGATAATCTTTATGGAAGTATTCTGTTTTTTGATTATTTTAAAGAACTGCATCTTAAAAATCCGATTATTGCATCGCCTGATATCGGAGGAGTTGCAAGGGCAAGATATTTTGCAAGTAAACTTGGTCTTGATATGGTGATTGTTGATAAGAGAAGAGAGAGGGCAAATGTCAGTGAAGTTATGAATATTATCGGTGATGTTAAAGGAAAAGATGTAATTTTAATTGATGATATGGTGGATACTGCCGGGACCATGGTAAAAGCTGCCGCTGCTCTTAAAGAAAGAGGGGCTATAACTGTCAGAGCTTATGCAACCCACGGGGTATTAAGCGGTCCGGCAATTGAAAGGATTAAAAATTCTGTTTTGGAAGAGTTAATCATCAGTGATACAATTCCTCTAAAAAAAGATTGTAAAAAAATTAAAGTTTTAAAAACAGGAAAACTTTTTGCAGAGGTTATCAGAAGAATAGTGTACAACGAAAGCATTAATAAACTTTTTGCTTAA
- a CDS encoding IMPACT family protein, with translation MKTVKKLSAASIEVKNSKFHSFLLPFSEFEKKLSELKRLHPKANHFVTAYRYLNENNQIVEGSSDDGEPRGSAGRPTLKVLQGEDLINVGVITIRYFGGILLGVGGLVRAYSDVVKEAIKNAKPTEYKDIFEFSFDVDYDKTREIEYLIKKYNILVIERAFGCEGIEYTIRDDLEKINLIKEKL, from the coding sequence ATGAAAACTGTTAAAAAACTTAGCGCAGCAAGCATAGAAGTTAAAAATTCTAAATTTCACTCTTTCTTGCTTCCTTTTTCTGAATTTGAAAAAAAACTCAGTGAATTAAAGCGTCTTCATCCAAAAGCAAATCATTTTGTAACGGCTTACAGATACCTTAATGAGAATAATCAAATAGTTGAAGGCTCATCCGATGACGGAGAACCCAGGGGAAGTGCCGGAAGACCCACACTCAAAGTTTTACAGGGTGAGGATTTAATAAATGTCGGAGTTATAACTATCAGGTATTTTGGAGGAATTCTTCTTGGAGTCGGAGGGCTTGTGAGGGCTTACAGCGATGTCGTAAAAGAAGCTATTAAAAATGCCAAACCGACAGAATACAAAGATATTTTTGAGTTTAGTTTTGATGTGGATTATGATAAAACTCGTGAAATTGAATATTTAATAAAAAAATACAATATTTTGGTAATAGAGAGGGCTTTTGGATGCGAGGGTATTGAATATACTATCCGTGATGATTTGGAAAAAATTAATTTGATAAAAGAAAAGCTTTAA
- a CDS encoding ribonuclease T2 family protein, with protein sequence MKKLLTLFLILGSLLYAISTENILALSWQNGFCKVHPRNPACLNRHRGDYSLTNFTLHGLWPKKEYCAYKPMNLDKRFMKILEKFMPAAKFGLAKHEWKKHGVCFGTDAKTYFLTSIKLTQQFNESLFRQFFVMHMGQSVSLQRLRMIFRDVFGKGNSRKFQLVCEDGYITEIRINLKGDPVKKDLYELIDSAKEMHKKQCQRGIIALP encoded by the coding sequence ATGAAAAAATTACTAACGCTTTTTTTAATTTTAGGAAGTCTGTTATATGCCATATCTACAGAAAATATTTTGGCGCTATCCTGGCAAAACGGTTTTTGTAAGGTGCATCCCAGAAATCCGGCGTGTTTAAACAGACACAGGGGGGATTATTCACTTACCAATTTTACACTCCACGGACTTTGGCCAAAAAAAGAATATTGTGCTTATAAACCGATGAATTTGGATAAGAGATTTATGAAAATTTTAGAAAAATTTATGCCGGCTGCAAAATTTGGTCTTGCTAAACATGAATGGAAAAAACACGGGGTATGTTTTGGAACTGATGCTAAAACATATTTTTTAACATCTATAAAATTAACTCAGCAATTTAATGAATCACTTTTTAGACAGTTTTTTGTAATGCATATGGGGCAGAGTGTAAGCCTTCAGAGACTTAGAATGATTTTCAGGGATGTTTTTGGCAAAGGTAATTCAAGAAAATTTCAACTTGTTTGTGAAGACGGATATATTACAGAAATCAGGATTAATCTAAAAGGGGACCCTGTTAAAAAAGACTTATATGAATTAATTGACAGTGCAAAAGAGATGCATAAAAAGCAGTGTCAAAGAGGAATTATAGCACTGCCTTAA
- a CDS encoding phosphatidylglycerophosphatase A: MNRFNKFKWFIITGFFSGLLPKAPGTWGSLVATILAYLIIVYFPNPYTTIWLLIILFSVTGYKFVNEYENSGGIHDDKRIVIDEFAGVLISIGVLGNLKEDTLIKLVFAFICFRFFDIYKPSIIGKIDKKAPGGLGVMGDDIVAGIFGGIMAGILYIIYLKIKAVL; the protein is encoded by the coding sequence ATGAATAGATTTAATAAATTTAAATGGTTTATAATTACCGGTTTTTTTAGCGGACTTTTACCAAAAGCCCCTGGGACTTGGGGAAGTTTGGTTGCCACTATTTTGGCATATTTAATAATTGTTTATTTTCCAAATCCTTATACAACTATTTGGCTTTTAATAATACTTTTCAGTGTAACAGGATATAAATTTGTAAATGAATATGAAAACTCTGGCGGTATTCACGATGATAAAAGAATCGTGATAGACGAATTTGCAGGGGTTTTAATTTCAATCGGGGTTCTTGGAAATTTAAAAGAAGACACTTTAATAAAATTAGTTTTCGCTTTTATTTGTTTTAGGTTTTTTGATATTTATAAACCGTCCATCATAGGCAAAATTGACAAAAAAGCCCCTGGAGGCCTGGGGGTTATGGGAGATGATATTGTTGCCGGAATTTTTGGTGGAATAATGGCCGGAATTTTATATATAATTTATTTAAAAATTAAGGCAGTGCTATAA
- a CDS encoding phosphoribosyltransferase — MIFKDRFDAGKKLSEIYKLPKNSVLFAIPRGGVPVAYAISKSQQIPMDIVVVRKLPIPFNPEAGFGAITIDGKVILNPKFEYLFSEIPVEEIAKEVLQEVKRRDLKYRNNNPYSDLEGKTAIIVDDGFASGYSAVAAYEMIKKLNPQKIIALAPVCPEDTKELLKKYFDEVYCLITSPLKPFAVASFYEDFHDLSDEEVLALINDLKNNNLWMNNE, encoded by the coding sequence ATGATATTTAAAGACAGATTTGATGCTGGAAAAAAATTAAGTGAAATTTATAAACTCCCCAAAAACAGTGTTTTATTTGCTATCCCGAGAGGCGGGGTTCCGGTGGCATATGCCATAAGCAAATCCCAACAAATCCCGATGGATATAGTGGTTGTAAGAAAACTGCCTATTCCTTTTAACCCGGAAGCCGGATTTGGAGCAATAACAATAGACGGAAAAGTTATATTAAATCCAAAATTTGAATATCTTTTCTCAGAAATACCCGTGGAAGAAATTGCAAAAGAAGTGTTGCAGGAAGTTAAAAGAAGAGATTTAAAATACAGAAATAATAATCCTTATTCAGATTTAGAAGGTAAAACAGCAATTATAGTAGATGACGGATTTGCAAGTGGATACAGTGCCGTTGCGGCATATGAAATGATAAAAAAATTAAATCCACAAAAAATTATAGCATTAGCCCCTGTATGCCCGGAGGATACAAAAGAATTATTGAAAAAATATTTTGATGAAGTGTATTGTCTCATAACTTCTCCACTAAAACCTTTTGCAGTGGCTTCTTTTTATGAAGATTTTCACGATTTAAGTGATGAAGAGGTGCTCGCTTTAATTAATGATTTAAAAAACAACAATTTATGGATGAACAATGAATAG